From one Salinibacterium hongtaonis genomic stretch:
- a CDS encoding MerR family transcriptional regulator, producing the protein MFSSFVPPRRVKIGHAASFVGTTPRAIRHYHQIGLLAEPERGSDGRRLYGYEEMIRLLWIRKMADAGIALDDIRDAFADTAAAGADSDRDVAGILERLERTLATQEAELRRQRAAVQRMRKQGSRMGLLSDFVASRLEDLPGGSLRQADLDNLLVMERIFSPLGAAVNATRYIALATHPSLREASDRVDAAEAALDDTVAVDDPRVAQVAAERHAFEQALQTAIEDSGLAAEDEALFDAWDAQHPVTADSEGAACSGTGQGAMGALATAAKMMPYDYSPARLRCMELTAELDARESAAS; encoded by the coding sequence ATGTTTTCGTCCTTCGTTCCGCCGCGCCGAGTCAAGATCGGTCACGCGGCATCGTTCGTGGGCACGACACCGCGGGCGATCCGTCACTATCACCAGATCGGGTTGCTCGCCGAGCCAGAACGGGGAAGCGACGGCCGCCGTCTTTACGGCTACGAAGAGATGATCCGGCTGCTGTGGATCCGCAAGATGGCCGACGCGGGGATCGCCCTGGACGACATCCGTGACGCCTTTGCCGACACGGCTGCTGCCGGTGCCGACAGCGACCGGGACGTCGCGGGCATCCTGGAACGGCTGGAGAGAACGCTCGCCACCCAGGAAGCAGAGCTGCGGCGGCAGCGGGCGGCCGTGCAGCGCATGCGCAAGCAAGGAAGCAGGATGGGTCTGCTCTCCGATTTCGTCGCCAGCCGCCTCGAGGATCTGCCGGGAGGCTCCCTGCGCCAGGCGGACCTGGATAACCTGCTGGTCATGGAGCGGATATTCAGCCCGCTCGGTGCGGCCGTCAACGCCACCCGTTACATCGCCCTAGCTACCCATCCGAGTCTGCGAGAGGCATCCGACCGCGTTGATGCCGCCGAGGCGGCACTCGACGACACGGTCGCTGTCGACGACCCCCGAGTGGCACAGGTGGCTGCCGAGCGGCACGCTTTCGAACAGGCACTGCAAACAGCGATCGAGGATTCCGGCCTGGCGGCGGAGGATGAGGCGCTCTTCGACGCGTGGGACGCTCAGCACCCCGTCACCGCCGACAGTGAGGGCGCGGCCTGCTCTGGCACAGGGCAAGGGGCCATGGGCGCCTTAGCTACCGCTGCAAAAATGATGCCCTACGACTACTCCCCGGCCCGCCTGCGATGCATGGAACTGACGGCAGAACTCGACGCTCGCGAGTCAGCCGCTTCGTAG
- a CDS encoding IclR family transcriptional regulator: protein MASIDGHTNTDPLARPATVLHRFIAILDAVKGTEGARSIAELVAITGMPKSTVFRLVSELVEQRYLARADGGVTLGLRLFELGARAVLPRRILSVAAPTVRGLSERTGERVGLWVQQGLDMVSIAAVQGRLPMLSAHAGMRSPALTTASGKAFLAFCADQSVVDRVSASLVDEDAERFRDELVDVRTSVLATDLGLSYRGVVAVASPIIAPDRTVLGAISVAGPRDSMRVDNIAPLVRAASLSLSRQLAATA, encoded by the coding sequence ATGGCGAGTATTGACGGTCACACCAACACAGACCCGCTCGCGCGTCCTGCAACAGTGCTCCACCGATTCATCGCAATCCTTGACGCGGTCAAGGGCACCGAGGGCGCACGCAGCATTGCGGAGCTCGTTGCTATCACCGGGATGCCCAAATCAACGGTCTTTCGGCTCGTCTCGGAGCTGGTCGAGCAGCGCTACCTCGCGCGTGCGGACGGCGGCGTGACCCTTGGCTTACGGCTTTTCGAGCTCGGTGCACGAGCCGTGCTTCCCCGGCGGATCCTTTCCGTAGCTGCGCCCACGGTGCGCGGACTCTCGGAGCGCACCGGCGAGCGTGTAGGACTGTGGGTGCAGCAGGGCCTCGACATGGTCTCCATCGCCGCGGTGCAGGGCCGGCTCCCGATGCTCTCCGCGCACGCAGGCATGCGATCGCCCGCGCTCACGACCGCCAGCGGCAAGGCCTTTCTCGCCTTCTGCGCCGACCAGAGCGTTGTGGACCGGGTGAGCGCATCGCTGGTCGATGAGGACGCCGAACGCTTCCGCGACGAACTCGTCGACGTGCGCACCTCGGTGCTGGCAACAGACCTCGGCCTTTCCTACCGTGGTGTCGTCGCGGTCGCCAGTCCGATTATCGCGCCCGACCGCACAGTGCTTGGCGCCATTTCAGTCGCCGGGCCCAGGGATAGCATGCGTGTGGACAACATCGCACCGCTGGTGCGCGCAGCCAGCCTCTCGCTTTCGCGGCAGCTCGCCGCCACTGCCTGA
- a CDS encoding ATP-binding protein produces the protein MSKLLGRRLECREVEQLLVEAQASRSAVLVVHGDAGMGKTALLEHLRDAAVASRFRVESSTGIEAETQFAFAGLHQFCAPFLEHLSALPEPQQIALGVALGMRSGPAPDRFLIGLATLNLVAEGAEQDPLLCLVDDAQWLDQASAEVVAFVARRVDAERLAMVFGVRDVGGVPSVFSGLPGLKLTGLDGAAARRLLDTAFLAPLDNEVRERIIAEARGNPLALLELPANVAAARLAGGYALPDLSDLPGRIEHGFQRRSNDLPEATQLLLLAAAAEPTGDPVLLFRATTELGMDSGSAAPAEAAGLIEIDSRVRFRHPLVRSAVYRSANPADRRRVHSALAAATDADLDPDRRAWHRAQAVRGVDEEAAADLERSAGRALARGGYAAAGAFLQRSTELTPEVADRTRRALEAAQAMHSAGASQAALDLLTTAEGGSPNALERARIQLLRAQIAFHINQVAEVPEMLADAAATLASSDPALSRETYLHALDTAIINGLPKVALIADRALAAPTVAPPRPVDLLLDGLAVTIVRGVEAGTPRLRLALDALSQSINEGTVVEGGSQPWLWLASRLAVGILDEERAHQLAEYDVTLSRSTGALARLPAALVFHAHVLTFSGKIARADELGAEAEIVTESTGGFRLRRIRAVLAAWRGDRALVAESNDLTLRDERVPEGSGEAALAHYASAVLHNGLGDYSLAQRAAAKTCDSAELSLSTIGLPELIEASVRAGDQESAAHALERFSSRARASGSAWALGLEARSRALTITGAAAEEHYLAAIAHLSGTRIAREAARAHLVYGEWLRREGRRQEARDHLRTAHELLSDMGVEAFAERAARELHATGEHARKRTARPSDELTAQELHIARLVATGATSREVGSQLFLSPRTIESHLRNIFRKLEITSRRQLKELQLT, from the coding sequence GTGTCGAAGCTTCTGGGTAGGCGCCTGGAGTGCCGCGAGGTGGAGCAGTTGCTCGTCGAGGCGCAAGCTAGCCGCAGCGCGGTGCTCGTCGTGCACGGCGACGCGGGAATGGGCAAGACGGCGCTACTGGAGCATCTCCGCGATGCGGCGGTTGCCTCTCGATTCCGCGTGGAGTCCTCGACGGGTATCGAGGCGGAGACCCAGTTCGCGTTCGCCGGGCTTCATCAGTTCTGCGCCCCGTTTCTCGAGCACCTCAGCGCACTACCCGAGCCGCAGCAGATAGCTCTCGGAGTCGCCCTGGGCATGCGAAGCGGTCCGGCGCCGGACAGGTTTCTCATTGGACTCGCCACTCTCAACCTGGTCGCCGAGGGCGCCGAGCAGGACCCGCTGCTCTGTCTTGTCGACGACGCCCAGTGGCTGGACCAGGCTTCTGCCGAAGTTGTGGCATTCGTGGCCCGGCGGGTTGATGCCGAGCGGCTGGCAATGGTGTTCGGCGTGCGCGATGTCGGCGGCGTTCCGAGCGTCTTCTCTGGCCTGCCGGGGCTCAAGTTGACCGGACTCGACGGTGCGGCTGCGCGCAGGCTGTTGGACACCGCTTTTCTAGCGCCGTTGGACAATGAGGTACGCGAACGGATCATCGCAGAGGCACGAGGCAACCCCCTTGCGCTCCTGGAGCTTCCCGCGAACGTCGCGGCAGCGAGGCTTGCGGGCGGATACGCACTGCCGGATCTGTCGGATCTTCCGGGCCGCATCGAGCACGGATTCCAACGTCGTTCGAATGACTTGCCCGAGGCGACGCAGTTGCTGCTGCTCGCCGCCGCGGCCGAACCGACCGGAGACCCGGTGCTGCTCTTCCGCGCAACCACCGAGCTCGGTATGGATTCGGGGTCAGCCGCACCCGCAGAAGCCGCCGGACTGATTGAGATTGATTCTCGGGTGCGATTTCGCCACCCCTTGGTGCGCTCGGCCGTGTATCGATCCGCGAATCCCGCGGATCGTCGCCGCGTACACAGCGCCTTGGCCGCCGCCACTGACGCCGACCTCGACCCCGACCGACGCGCATGGCACCGCGCTCAGGCGGTGCGGGGGGTCGACGAGGAGGCAGCCGCAGATCTGGAGCGTTCGGCAGGGCGGGCGCTCGCTCGCGGCGGCTACGCCGCGGCCGGCGCGTTCCTGCAGCGGTCAACGGAACTCACCCCTGAGGTGGCGGATCGCACCAGGCGCGCGCTGGAAGCGGCGCAGGCGATGCATAGCGCCGGCGCATCTCAGGCGGCGTTGGACCTGCTCACGACGGCTGAGGGCGGCTCGCCCAATGCGCTGGAACGTGCTCGCATCCAACTGCTGCGCGCCCAGATCGCGTTCCATATCAATCAGGTGGCAGAGGTGCCGGAGATGCTGGCGGATGCCGCTGCAACACTTGCCTCGTCCGACCCTGCTCTGTCTCGTGAAACGTATCTGCACGCACTGGATACAGCGATTATCAACGGACTGCCAAAGGTGGCGCTCATTGCCGACCGCGCTCTCGCCGCGCCGACTGTCGCCCCTCCCCGGCCGGTAGACCTGCTCCTTGACGGCCTCGCGGTGACAATTGTGCGCGGGGTCGAGGCGGGCACCCCCCGTCTGCGGCTGGCATTAGACGCGCTGAGCCAGTCAATCAACGAGGGCACCGTTGTGGAAGGTGGCAGCCAGCCGTGGCTTTGGCTGGCAAGCCGACTTGCGGTCGGAATCCTCGATGAGGAACGAGCTCATCAGCTCGCCGAATACGATGTCACCTTGTCGCGCAGTACGGGGGCACTGGCACGACTGCCTGCCGCATTGGTTTTCCATGCCCACGTCTTGACGTTCAGCGGCAAGATCGCCCGTGCGGATGAGCTGGGCGCCGAGGCCGAGATTGTCACGGAATCGACTGGCGGATTTCGGCTGCGTCGTATCCGAGCGGTGCTGGCCGCGTGGCGCGGAGACCGTGCCCTCGTAGCAGAGTCAAATGACCTCACGCTCCGTGACGAGCGCGTTCCCGAGGGGAGCGGAGAAGCGGCATTGGCGCACTATGCAAGCGCCGTGCTCCACAACGGACTCGGCGATTATTCGCTCGCGCAACGTGCTGCAGCGAAGACGTGTGACTCTGCCGAGCTTTCGCTCAGCACCATCGGCTTACCCGAGTTGATCGAAGCGTCCGTTCGTGCGGGCGACCAGGAGAGCGCGGCCCACGCTCTCGAGCGTTTCAGTTCGCGAGCCCGCGCCTCTGGTTCTGCTTGGGCCCTCGGGCTTGAGGCGCGTTCCCGCGCCTTGACCATCACTGGTGCTGCCGCAGAAGAGCACTATCTCGCAGCAATCGCGCATCTCAGTGGGACGAGAATCGCTCGCGAGGCCGCTCGCGCCCATCTGGTCTACGGCGAATGGTTACGCCGTGAAGGGCGCCGTCAAGAGGCACGTGATCATCTTCGTACCGCCCACGAGCTCCTGTCAGACATGGGCGTCGAAGCCTTTGCCGAGCGAGCCGCGCGCGAGCTGCATGCCACCGGCGAGCATGCGCGAAAGCGGACTGCCCGTCCGAGCGACGAACTCACGGCCCAGGAACTGCACATCGCACGACTGGTTGCCACTGGCGCGACGTCGCGGGAGGTCGGCAGCCAGCTGTTCTTGAGTCCGCGCACGATCGAGTCCCACCTGCGCAACATCTTCCGCAAACTCGAGATCACGTCACGCCGGCAACTCAAAGAGCTGCAGCTCACCTGA
- a CDS encoding GNAT family N-acetyltransferase translates to MAPDLKDNTGEPVTVRIELGDPVSAYTVSLGNAQQAGRADFVDSPAAGDERIFFHTEVDPEFGGRGLARLLVREALADSIRNGLTVVPVCPLFARHLRKHGEEFVAAGGAYRTPMPADIDLVKRMASGGSRESVRSSAGTNLFR, encoded by the coding sequence ATGGCTCCAGACCTGAAGGACAACACCGGCGAGCCGGTCACAGTCAGGATCGAACTCGGTGATCCGGTCAGCGCGTACACCGTGAGCCTCGGCAATGCACAGCAAGCCGGGAGGGCCGACTTCGTCGACTCTCCCGCAGCAGGTGATGAGCGGATCTTCTTCCACACCGAGGTGGATCCGGAGTTCGGAGGTCGTGGGCTCGCGCGGCTGCTGGTACGCGAGGCGCTCGCAGACAGCATCCGCAATGGCCTCACCGTCGTCCCGGTATGTCCGCTGTTCGCCCGCCACCTCAGGAAGCACGGCGAAGAGTTCGTCGCAGCCGGCGGTGCGTACCGCACGCCGATGCCGGCCGACATCGATCTGGTCAAGCGAATGGCCAGCGGTGGCTCCCGAGAGTCCGTCAGAAGCAGCGCGGGAACGAATCTATTTCGTTGA
- a CDS encoding MerR family transcriptional regulator, protein MAWSTRELAEIAGTTVNAIRHYHRIGLLDEPERSNNGYKQYGTDELVRLLRILRLVDLGVPLGKIADVGAGGVNTTTMLKEQSAELKSRIVRLQRARADIAAILRYDAPTDAPAGFVAVAARLSESDKSMLHITNRLYDADAMTDLRRMVEFDANSSDAGSAIDTLPADADEETRERLAADLAPILARHLVDYPWLTNPVKHLSRGPRVTQHTFVEALAALYNPAQLDVLARAGTLAGSTTG, encoded by the coding sequence GTGGCATGGAGTACGCGTGAGCTCGCTGAGATCGCAGGAACGACCGTAAACGCCATTCGGCATTACCACCGAATTGGTCTGCTGGACGAGCCGGAACGCAGTAACAACGGATACAAGCAGTACGGCACCGATGAGTTGGTGCGCCTACTGCGGATCCTGAGGTTGGTGGACCTTGGCGTGCCGCTGGGTAAGATCGCCGATGTCGGAGCGGGCGGGGTCAACACGACGACGATGCTGAAGGAGCAGAGTGCGGAGCTCAAGTCGCGTATCGTGCGACTGCAACGGGCGCGTGCCGATATCGCAGCGATCCTGCGTTATGACGCGCCCACCGACGCCCCCGCCGGCTTCGTGGCTGTCGCAGCACGACTGTCGGAGTCAGACAAGTCGATGCTCCACATCACGAACCGACTCTACGATGCCGACGCGATGACCGATTTGCGGCGGATGGTGGAGTTCGATGCCAATAGCAGCGACGCCGGGTCAGCGATCGATACCCTGCCAGCGGATGCAGATGAGGAAACGCGAGAACGGCTTGCTGCTGACCTCGCGCCGATCCTTGCCCGGCACCTGGTCGACTATCCATGGCTGACGAACCCGGTCAAGCACCTCTCTCGGGGGCCGCGTGTCACGCAACACACGTTCGTTGAAGCGCTCGCGGCACTGTACAACCCTGCCCAACTGGATGTGCTCGCGCGCGCCGGAACCCTCGCCGGGAGCACGACGGGCTGA
- a CDS encoding LLM class flavin-dependent oxidoreductase: MDYGHALEFGAFITPTNSQPQAPVALAQLSEQLGFDLVTFQDHPYQPAFLDTWTLLSYTAAATSTIRLAPNVLNLPLRPPAVLARAATSLDLLSGGRFELGLGAGGFWDAIEAMGGGRLTPGQSLEALEEAIDLIRGIWNPDERTPLPSGEYYPLSGAKRGPAPAHEIPIWIGALKPRMLRLTGRKADGWLPSLGYIQPTEINSHQERIDDAARGVGRNPAEVRRLLNVPYGIEPERLAELALVHGFSTFIVVTDEPSALAQFAQETAPMVRELVETERVRLGTAAPGRSSRALAARRDGISYDELPASLRGKAIEPGDFAYRAVRSTYMRGGAPGIVLRPEDTAGVQDAVAFARAHPDLPLGIRSGGHGVSGRSTNDGGIVIDLAGLREIEILDEQRRLVRVGPGARWQEVARALEPHGWAITSGDYGGVGVGGLATAGGIGFLGREHGLTIDQLVAAEVVLADGTLVRASEDENPDLFWAVRGAGANVGIVVSFEFEATPTGNVAWVQLAFDASDAASLLQRYADATDNAPRDTTLFLVAGTTRAATTPVARLYGVIDSDDASVIIERLQPFLAIAPLLNQSVQLGSYADVISNAPDTSHDGRGEPGFRSGLLNELDPETASVAAELVLSGSTPWFQLRPVGGAIADVPEQATAYAHRRARYSVTAVGRSASFDGLWKRLEERFDGLYLSFESRTGPDIVARAFPPATLERLQALKEKYDPDGLFRDNFPVR; this comes from the coding sequence ATGGATTACGGTCACGCATTGGAGTTCGGGGCTTTCATCACGCCTACCAATTCGCAGCCACAGGCGCCGGTGGCATTGGCCCAGCTGAGTGAACAGCTTGGGTTCGATCTCGTGACATTCCAGGACCACCCCTATCAACCGGCCTTCTTGGACACGTGGACGCTGCTGTCCTACACAGCGGCGGCGACATCGACGATCCGTCTCGCACCGAACGTGCTGAACCTCCCGCTGCGACCCCCGGCAGTACTCGCGCGGGCGGCGACGTCCCTCGACCTGCTCTCGGGCGGCAGATTCGAGCTGGGCTTGGGCGCGGGAGGTTTCTGGGACGCGATAGAGGCGATGGGAGGAGGGCGGCTGACTCCCGGGCAGTCTCTCGAGGCTCTCGAGGAGGCGATCGATCTCATTCGCGGCATCTGGAACCCAGACGAGCGCACACCGCTGCCGAGTGGTGAGTACTACCCGTTGTCGGGTGCGAAGAGAGGACCCGCACCTGCGCACGAGATACCGATCTGGATAGGTGCACTCAAGCCGAGGATGCTGCGCCTGACCGGGCGCAAGGCCGACGGTTGGCTGCCGAGCCTGGGCTACATCCAGCCTACGGAGATCAACTCCCACCAGGAGCGGATCGACGACGCCGCACGCGGTGTCGGGCGGAACCCGGCAGAGGTGCGGCGCCTGCTGAACGTCCCCTACGGCATTGAGCCGGAACGGCTGGCAGAGCTCGCTCTGGTCCATGGATTCTCCACGTTCATCGTCGTTACCGACGAGCCGAGCGCACTGGCCCAGTTCGCGCAGGAGACTGCACCGATGGTGCGTGAACTCGTCGAAACGGAAAGAGTGAGGCTGGGCACAGCCGCACCGGGACGGTCATCTCGCGCACTCGCCGCCCGGCGGGACGGGATCTCCTACGACGAGTTGCCCGCTTCCCTGCGAGGCAAGGCGATCGAGCCGGGCGACTTCGCCTACCGTGCCGTGCGGTCCACCTACATGCGCGGCGGCGCCCCCGGAATTGTACTCCGTCCCGAAGACACCGCAGGGGTGCAGGACGCCGTCGCATTTGCCCGCGCTCACCCGGATCTGCCGCTGGGAATCCGCAGCGGCGGGCACGGCGTCAGCGGCCGCAGCACGAACGATGGAGGAATCGTCATAGATCTCGCCGGACTGCGCGAGATCGAGATTCTCGACGAACAACGGCGGTTGGTGCGCGTCGGTCCTGGAGCTCGCTGGCAGGAGGTCGCGCGTGCGCTCGAACCGCACGGGTGGGCGATCACCAGCGGCGACTATGGCGGCGTCGGCGTCGGCGGGCTCGCCACCGCCGGGGGCATTGGATTCCTCGGCCGCGAACACGGCTTGACCATCGACCAGCTGGTCGCCGCCGAGGTTGTCTTGGCCGACGGCACGCTCGTCCGTGCCTCCGAGGACGAGAACCCGGACCTGTTCTGGGCCGTGCGAGGAGCCGGCGCCAACGTCGGGATCGTCGTCTCCTTCGAGTTCGAGGCGACGCCGACCGGGAACGTCGCATGGGTTCAACTGGCCTTCGACGCCTCCGATGCAGCATCCCTGCTCCAGCGATATGCGGACGCGACGGACAACGCCCCGCGCGACACGACGCTCTTTCTTGTCGCCGGCACGACACGTGCCGCAACCACTCCGGTTGCGCGTCTGTACGGTGTGATCGATTCGGATGACGCCTCCGTGATCATCGAGCGTCTCCAGCCATTCCTCGCGATCGCCCCGCTGTTGAACCAATCCGTGCAACTCGGCTCCTACGCCGACGTCATCTCGAACGCCCCCGACACCTCCCACGATGGACGAGGCGAACCGGGTTTCCGCTCCGGCCTGCTCAACGAGCTCGATCCCGAGACGGCATCCGTCGCCGCAGAGCTGGTGTTGTCCGGCAGCACACCGTGGTTCCAGCTCCGCCCTGTCGGCGGAGCCATCGCCGACGTCCCCGAACAGGCGACCGCCTACGCGCACCGCAGAGCCCGATACTCCGTCACCGCAGTCGGCCGCTCTGCCTCCTTCGACGGACTCTGGAAACGCCTCGAGGAGAGGTTCGATGGCCTCTATCTGAGCTTCGAGTCACGCACCGGACCCGACATCGTGGCCCGGGCGTTCCCACCCGCCACCCTTGAACGGCTCCAGGCGCTCAAGGAGAAGTACGACCCCGACGGGCTTTTCCGCGACAACTTCCCCGTCCGATAG
- a CDS encoding IclR family transcriptional regulator, protein MRTARWTESVSVLDRLTAILDAFGDDGEGQGVSELARRANLPKSTVSRITADLVEQGLLDRIDGVLYLGIRLFELGQNVDPAQRLRRLALPAMIQLCRATGHHVHLAMPDGDDVIIIANVSGNDHRREVPRVGARLTATATALGAAIEAFTPREAGIDPDQDSDRAASRDRIRKAGVATVYHTGNDEHVCVAAPVLAHGSAVAVIAMSGMLDSLDPVRTSTPVRQTAAAVSRMVGDDS, encoded by the coding sequence ATGCGCACGGCCCGTTGGACCGAGTCCGTCAGTGTTCTCGATCGCCTGACGGCGATCCTCGATGCCTTCGGAGACGATGGTGAGGGCCAGGGTGTATCTGAGCTCGCTCGGCGCGCCAATCTTCCCAAATCGACCGTGTCGCGGATAACCGCAGACCTCGTCGAGCAGGGTCTCCTAGACCGCATAGACGGCGTGCTGTACCTGGGTATACGTCTCTTTGAGCTGGGGCAAAACGTCGACCCGGCGCAGCGCCTACGGCGCTTGGCATTGCCCGCGATGATCCAGCTGTGCCGGGCAACCGGACACCACGTGCACCTAGCAATGCCCGACGGTGACGATGTGATCATCATCGCGAACGTCAGTGGCAACGACCACCGACGCGAGGTACCGCGGGTCGGTGCGCGATTGACAGCCACAGCGACGGCGCTCGGAGCGGCGATCGAAGCCTTTACGCCCCGTGAGGCGGGCATCGACCCCGACCAGGATTCGGATCGAGCCGCGAGTCGGGATCGTATTCGGAAGGCGGGCGTGGCCACGGTCTACCACACAGGCAACGACGAGCACGTATGCGTCGCTGCGCCGGTGCTTGCACACGGTTCCGCCGTCGCCGTGATCGCCATGAGCGGCATGTTGGATTCTCTCGATCCGGTGCGCACCTCCACGCCCGTGCGGCAGACCGCGGCAGCGGTCAGTCGAATGGTGGGCGACGACTCCTGA
- a CDS encoding SDR family NAD(P)-dependent oxidoreductase, producing the protein MGKLSGRTGLVTGAGQGIGAAIARRLVLDGANVVIFDMNAEPASSLAEELNAIGSEGGAVSVMGSVTDADDIAKAFDVGRSAFGEVDLLVNNAGTSGLSLVAETEEPSWDRIVDVVLKGTFLVSKEFGRRLIAAGGPGAVVNVSSLNWQAPSEGIAAYSAAKSGVVQLTNSLALEWGPHRIRANSIAPGSTETPMLDSILTDRMRHEFLTRTPLARLGNGEDIAMVVSFLLSEEARWVTGAIVPVDGGQHIRLLQSYWNMMNDA; encoded by the coding sequence GTGGGAAAACTGAGTGGCCGCACTGGTCTCGTCACCGGCGCAGGGCAGGGCATCGGCGCAGCGATCGCGAGGAGACTGGTCCTCGACGGCGCCAACGTCGTCATTTTCGACATGAACGCCGAGCCTGCATCGTCTCTGGCCGAGGAGCTGAACGCCATTGGGTCCGAGGGGGGCGCGGTCTCTGTCATGGGATCGGTGACGGACGCCGACGATATCGCGAAGGCGTTCGACGTCGGACGTTCGGCGTTCGGTGAGGTGGATCTGCTCGTTAACAACGCCGGGACGTCAGGGCTGTCCCTCGTCGCAGAAACGGAGGAACCGTCCTGGGATCGCATTGTGGATGTCGTGCTGAAGGGAACCTTCCTCGTGAGCAAGGAGTTCGGTCGTCGTCTCATCGCGGCCGGTGGCCCGGGCGCCGTCGTGAATGTGAGCTCCCTGAACTGGCAGGCGCCGTCAGAAGGCATCGCCGCATACAGCGCGGCCAAGTCCGGGGTGGTGCAGCTCACCAACAGTCTCGCGCTGGAGTGGGGACCTCATCGGATTCGGGCGAACTCCATCGCACCCGGTTCGACCGAGACGCCAATGCTCGATTCGATCCTGACAGACCGGATGCGTCACGAGTTCCTCACTCGTACGCCTCTCGCACGACTCGGCAACGGGGAGGACATCGCGATGGTGGTCTCCTTCCTCCTTTCGGAGGAAGCGAGATGGGTCACGGGTGCCATCGTTCCTGTCGATGGCGGTCAGCACATCCGGTTGCTCCAGTCCTATTGGAACATGATGAACGACGCATAA